A part of Salvelinus alpinus chromosome 23, SLU_Salpinus.1, whole genome shotgun sequence genomic DNA contains:
- the LOC139550403 gene encoding AP-1 complex subunit gamma-1-like isoform X1, which translates to MSPSVRLQEMIRVIRGARTQGEERGVIQRECAAIRAQFRQADNGTRSHNLAKLLYVHMLGYPAHFGQMECVRLIASPRYNEKRVGYLGAMMLLDEKQDASLLITNSIKNDLSHSSQYVQSLALCTLACMGSAEMCRDLAPEIDRLLRASNSYIKKKAALCAVHMVRKVPELGELFTPAARSLLSEKNHGVLHGAVVLITELCERNPDTLEQFRKAVPELVLMMKGLVMSGYSPEHNVAGISDPFLQVRILRLLRILGRNNDTASDAMNDLLAQVATNTDSSKTAGSAVLYETVLTVMDIKSESGLRVLAVNILGRFLLNNDRNIRYISMTSLQKIVQTDHNAVQRHRGTIVDCLKDQDASVKRRALELSLALVSAVNIRSLMKELLLFLSSCPPELRAHTTSGIFNAAERYAPSQRWHIDTILHVLTTAGGDVRDETVPNLIQLITTATELHCYTVHKLYRALITDISVQSLVQVACWCIGEYGDLLLRGECEETEPVQVTEDDVLDALETVLQSHMSSPATRGFALTATMKLSTRITHNVDRIRSIVSIYGSCIDVELQQRAVEYNALFKKYDHMRAAVLERMPVIDKSSPGHTNGESAGGTIKELEPTKLTQEIVFPQEPSNQVCDLLDLLGGSGEPFQPSPSLSSTAPGPASSTAGGDLLDLLGGLDVTPAPPSVTVYEKNGVTLKLQTDRQTDTGMTVTLTATNSTDGDITGLTLQAAVPKSVQLQMKAPSGDVIPAHGLGQVTQTVLLNNPNKVSLKIRVRVCYTSQSSVCQDTVQIDSFPSTAW; encoded by the exons ATGTCTCCTTCGGTGCGTCTGCAGGAGATGATCAGGGTGATCAGAGGAGCCCGTACACAGGGTGAGGAGCGTGGTGTGATCCAAAGAGAGTGTGCTGCCATCCGGGCACAGTTCAGACAGGCTGACAATGGGACCCGCTCTCACAACCTGGCAAAGCTGCTGTATGTGCACATGCTGGGCTACCCCGCCCACTTTGGTCAG ATGGAGTGTGTGCGTCTGATTGCAAGCCCTCGGTACAATGAGAAACGTGTTGGGTACCTGGGTGCCATGATGCTTCTAGACGAGAAACAGGATGCCAGCCTGCTCATCACTAACTCCATCAAGAA tgaccTGTCCCACAGCAGTCAGTATGTCCAGTCTCTGGCTCTGTGTACTCTGGCCTGTATGGGCTCGGCTGAGATGTGTCGAGACCTGGCCCCAGAGATCGACCGCCTCCTCAGAGCCTCGAACTCCTACATCAAGAAGAAG GCAGCTCTTTGTGCAGTACACATGGTGAGAAAAGTACCAGAGCTAGGGGAACTGTTCACCCCTGCAGCTCGATCCCTCCTCTCTGAAAAGAACCACG GGGTGTTACATGGAGCTGTGGTTCTGATCACTGAGCTGTGTGAGCGCAACCCAGACACTCTAGAGCAGTTTCGTAAG gcggTGCCGGAGCTGGTCCTGATGATGAAAGGCCTGGTGATGTCGGGTTACTCTCCAGAACACAATGTTGCTGGGATCAGTGACCCATTCCTGCAG GTGCGCATTCTTAGGTTGCTGAGGATCCTGGGGCGCAATAATGACACAGCCAGTGATGCCATGAATGACCTGCTGGCCCAG GTGGCTACGAACACAGACAGCAGCAAGACCGCAGGCAGTGCTGTTTTGTATGAAACGGTTCTCACTGTCATGGACATCAAATCAGAAAGTGGCTTGAGG GTCTTGGCTGTGAACATCCTGGGGAGATTTCTTCTGAACAATGATAGGAACATCCG GTATATCTCCATGACTTCCCTTCAGAAAATTGTTCAGACGGACCACAATGCAGTGCAGCGTCACAGGGGGACCATAGTGGACTGCCTGAAGGACCAGGATGCTTCTGTCAAACG CCGGGCATTGGAGCTTTCGCTGGCCCTGGTGTCAGCTGTCAACATCCGCTCTCTGATGAAGgagcttctcctcttcctctccagctGTCCTCCAGAGCTCCGAGCACACACCACCTCGGGCatcttcaacgctgcagaaaG GTATGCTCCCTCTCAGCGCTGGCACATTGACACCATCCTGCATGTCCTCACCACG GCAGGGGGTGATGTGCGGGATGAGACGGTGCCCAACCTGATCCAGCTCATCACCACCGCAACAGAACTTCACTGCTACACGGTCCACAAGCTGTACAGAGCCCTGATTACAGACATCTCAGTG caaTCCCTGGTACAGGTTGCGTGCTGGTGTATTGGGGAGTATGGAGACCTGCTTCTgagaggagagtgtgaggagaCAGAACCTGTTCAG GTGACAGAGGATGATGTCCTGGACGCCTTGGAAACGGTTCTACAGTCACATATGTCGTCGCCAGCAACCAGGGGCTTCGCTCTCACAGCAACCATGAAACTCAGCACACGCATAACACATAACGTGGA TCGCATTAGGAGCATCGTCAGCATCTATGGCAGCTGTATCGACGTGGAACTCCAGCAGAGAGCAGTGGAATATAACGCTCTCTTCAAGAAATACGACCACATGAG GGCTGCGGTGCTGGAGAGAATGCCGGTGATTGACAAAAGCTCCCCGGGACATACCAATGGAGAATCAGCAGGGGGGACTATCAAAGAGTTGGAGCCAACCAAACTGACACAGGAAATAGTATTTCCCCAGGAACCTTCTAATCAG GTGTGTGATCTGTTGGACCTGCTGGGTGGTTCTGGAGAGCCTTTCCAGCCCAGCCCGTCCCTGTCCAGCACAGCACCCGGCCCAGCTAGCAGCACGGCTGGGGGAGACCTACTGGACCTGCTGGGAGGCCTGGATGTAACACCTG CACCACCTAGTGTTACAGTGTATGAGAAGAACGGTGTGACGCTGAAactacagactgacagacagacggacacaggGATGACCGTTACCCTCACTGCCACCAACTCCACTGACGGGGACATCACTGGCCTCACCCTGCAAGCAGCAGTACCCAAG AGCGTCCAGTTACAGATGAAGGCTCCGAGTGGTGACGTCATCCCTGCGCATGGCTTAGGTCAGGTGACCCAGACTGTGCTCCTCAACAACCCAAACAAG GTGAGTCTGAAGATTAGGGTGCGTGTGTGCTACACCAGCCAGAGCTCTGTCTGCCAGGACACGGTGCAGATCGACTCCTTCCCAAGCACTGCCTGGTAA
- the LOC139550406 gene encoding ubiquitin-like protein NEDD8, which translates to MLIKVKTLTGKEIEIDIEPTDKVERIKERVEEKEGIPPQQQRLIYSGKQMNDEKTAADYKIQGGSVLHLVLALRGGLVCHCNRIQLIV; encoded by the exons ATGCTGATCAAGGTTAAG ACTCTCACTGGCAAAGAAATAGAGATCGACATTGAGCCCACAGACAAG GTAGAGAGAATTAAAGAaagagtggaggagaaagagggtaTTCCACCTCAACAACAAAGACTAATCTACAGTGGAAAACAGAT GAATGATGAGAAGACTGCTGCAGACTACAAGATCCAGGGAGGCTCAGTTCTGCATCTGGTCCTGGCGCTAAGAGGAGGGCTAGTCTGCCACTGTAACAGAATACAACTCATCGTCTAG
- the LOC139550403 gene encoding AP-1 complex subunit gamma-1-like isoform X2: MECVRLIASPRYNEKRVGYLGAMMLLDEKQDASLLITNSIKNDLSHSSQYVQSLALCTLACMGSAEMCRDLAPEIDRLLRASNSYIKKKAALCAVHMVRKVPELGELFTPAARSLLSEKNHGVLHGAVVLITELCERNPDTLEQFRKAVPELVLMMKGLVMSGYSPEHNVAGISDPFLQVRILRLLRILGRNNDTASDAMNDLLAQVATNTDSSKTAGSAVLYETVLTVMDIKSESGLRVLAVNILGRFLLNNDRNIRYISMTSLQKIVQTDHNAVQRHRGTIVDCLKDQDASVKRRALELSLALVSAVNIRSLMKELLLFLSSCPPELRAHTTSGIFNAAERYAPSQRWHIDTILHVLTTAGGDVRDETVPNLIQLITTATELHCYTVHKLYRALITDISVQSLVQVACWCIGEYGDLLLRGECEETEPVQVTEDDVLDALETVLQSHMSSPATRGFALTATMKLSTRITHNVDRIRSIVSIYGSCIDVELQQRAVEYNALFKKYDHMRAAVLERMPVIDKSSPGHTNGESAGGTIKELEPTKLTQEIVFPQEPSNQVCDLLDLLGGSGEPFQPSPSLSSTAPGPASSTAGGDLLDLLGGLDVTPAPPSVTVYEKNGVTLKLQTDRQTDTGMTVTLTATNSTDGDITGLTLQAAVPKSVQLQMKAPSGDVIPAHGLGQVTQTVLLNNPNKVSLKIRVRVCYTSQSSVCQDTVQIDSFPSTAW, from the exons ATGGAGTGTGTGCGTCTGATTGCAAGCCCTCGGTACAATGAGAAACGTGTTGGGTACCTGGGTGCCATGATGCTTCTAGACGAGAAACAGGATGCCAGCCTGCTCATCACTAACTCCATCAAGAA tgaccTGTCCCACAGCAGTCAGTATGTCCAGTCTCTGGCTCTGTGTACTCTGGCCTGTATGGGCTCGGCTGAGATGTGTCGAGACCTGGCCCCAGAGATCGACCGCCTCCTCAGAGCCTCGAACTCCTACATCAAGAAGAAG GCAGCTCTTTGTGCAGTACACATGGTGAGAAAAGTACCAGAGCTAGGGGAACTGTTCACCCCTGCAGCTCGATCCCTCCTCTCTGAAAAGAACCACG GGGTGTTACATGGAGCTGTGGTTCTGATCACTGAGCTGTGTGAGCGCAACCCAGACACTCTAGAGCAGTTTCGTAAG gcggTGCCGGAGCTGGTCCTGATGATGAAAGGCCTGGTGATGTCGGGTTACTCTCCAGAACACAATGTTGCTGGGATCAGTGACCCATTCCTGCAG GTGCGCATTCTTAGGTTGCTGAGGATCCTGGGGCGCAATAATGACACAGCCAGTGATGCCATGAATGACCTGCTGGCCCAG GTGGCTACGAACACAGACAGCAGCAAGACCGCAGGCAGTGCTGTTTTGTATGAAACGGTTCTCACTGTCATGGACATCAAATCAGAAAGTGGCTTGAGG GTCTTGGCTGTGAACATCCTGGGGAGATTTCTTCTGAACAATGATAGGAACATCCG GTATATCTCCATGACTTCCCTTCAGAAAATTGTTCAGACGGACCACAATGCAGTGCAGCGTCACAGGGGGACCATAGTGGACTGCCTGAAGGACCAGGATGCTTCTGTCAAACG CCGGGCATTGGAGCTTTCGCTGGCCCTGGTGTCAGCTGTCAACATCCGCTCTCTGATGAAGgagcttctcctcttcctctccagctGTCCTCCAGAGCTCCGAGCACACACCACCTCGGGCatcttcaacgctgcagaaaG GTATGCTCCCTCTCAGCGCTGGCACATTGACACCATCCTGCATGTCCTCACCACG GCAGGGGGTGATGTGCGGGATGAGACGGTGCCCAACCTGATCCAGCTCATCACCACCGCAACAGAACTTCACTGCTACACGGTCCACAAGCTGTACAGAGCCCTGATTACAGACATCTCAGTG caaTCCCTGGTACAGGTTGCGTGCTGGTGTATTGGGGAGTATGGAGACCTGCTTCTgagaggagagtgtgaggagaCAGAACCTGTTCAG GTGACAGAGGATGATGTCCTGGACGCCTTGGAAACGGTTCTACAGTCACATATGTCGTCGCCAGCAACCAGGGGCTTCGCTCTCACAGCAACCATGAAACTCAGCACACGCATAACACATAACGTGGA TCGCATTAGGAGCATCGTCAGCATCTATGGCAGCTGTATCGACGTGGAACTCCAGCAGAGAGCAGTGGAATATAACGCTCTCTTCAAGAAATACGACCACATGAG GGCTGCGGTGCTGGAGAGAATGCCGGTGATTGACAAAAGCTCCCCGGGACATACCAATGGAGAATCAGCAGGGGGGACTATCAAAGAGTTGGAGCCAACCAAACTGACACAGGAAATAGTATTTCCCCAGGAACCTTCTAATCAG GTGTGTGATCTGTTGGACCTGCTGGGTGGTTCTGGAGAGCCTTTCCAGCCCAGCCCGTCCCTGTCCAGCACAGCACCCGGCCCAGCTAGCAGCACGGCTGGGGGAGACCTACTGGACCTGCTGGGAGGCCTGGATGTAACACCTG CACCACCTAGTGTTACAGTGTATGAGAAGAACGGTGTGACGCTGAAactacagactgacagacagacggacacaggGATGACCGTTACCCTCACTGCCACCAACTCCACTGACGGGGACATCACTGGCCTCACCCTGCAAGCAGCAGTACCCAAG AGCGTCCAGTTACAGATGAAGGCTCCGAGTGGTGACGTCATCCCTGCGCATGGCTTAGGTCAGGTGACCCAGACTGTGCTCCTCAACAACCCAAACAAG GTGAGTCTGAAGATTAGGGTGCGTGTGTGCTACACCAGCCAGAGCTCTGTCTGCCAGGACACGGTGCAGATCGACTCCTTCCCAAGCACTGCCTGGTAA